In the genome of Toxoplasma gondii ME49 chromosome Ia, whole genome shotgun sequence, the window GCTGGACTGCCGGCCCCCCCTTTGTAACCCAAGCCGCCTTCCAGTACCCGCTTTTCGGGGTGCAGCCCAAAACACCTCTCTAGCAGCCCTTGCATTTGCTATGCTTGTTTCGTTGTACAGAGTTTTACAGTATCACGCTATTGGATCTGCTGCAGGCACAACTGTGAGGTTCATTTTCTATTTATATTAAAATTGTGGAAGTATCATCAACAGAGCGTAGTTGGCAGCATTCACCACGCAGATCCCTTCTGCATTTTCCGCACCGATACATCGTCGTCATGGCTGCTAGACAACCGTCGATTGGCTGCGGTGGCAACGGTGGACCCGCGGCTTGCTTCTGGACGGGCATCCCGGACGCAGGCATGACGACAGGGGAGCACAGTGTCGACTCCACATACGTTATGTCCAGCGCTTGCTTCCAACACTGGAGCGCTTCCGCTTCAAataaaaaaggagaaaaagcatACCGAATCTTGCCGCGAATGTGTTTATGCATTCCGATAGCACTTTTTTGTCGTGAACTCTCACTGACTCGGCCACCCGATCCGGCACACAGTAGCAACGCAAATCTGGTGTGTGGCAATTCGTATTCCACCTGATCAACATGATTCTCAAGATTTCTTCTGCGAATGTTCTGGTTTTTGTCATCATCTGGCTGTGCGCTGCGCGCAGTTGTTGTATTGAGAGCCTGGAGGTGGCGACATCGGCTGTGGATTCAGCAGCTGCTATCCACAGCGGCGACAATGGCAGCGACGCAGCTTTCATGGTCCCAAACCCAGTCGCAATGACCAACGCTCAACACCAACGAATGCAGCTTCTTGGTCTTCTGAACAAGTCGAGAAGGTAGGGTTGGTGCGTGGATTTGCGAAGTAGAATTGTTTTATCCGAGCAATGTATGCGGTGCCACGGCTGCGCTACACCGTGTGAGAACGTGTGCTGATTTGCCCCCCCAAGGTGCCAGGTGAAGCCGAGATGCTGAATGTTGTGTGCGAATGAGAAAGCGCAAGCTAAGTGACatgtgtttctctccaaaCCAAATGCATTCCCGCTGTCCAGAAGCAATCCGACTCAAACAAGTGCCGCTTTTTCAACTTCAACGCAGGCAGGGTCTTCGTGGTTCCGGTAGTCCTACACTCGTACGCACTTGTGTGCAGCAGTACAAGGCACTGTGCATGGCTGCGTGACATCTTGCAGAAGTAGCCCCgccaagaagaa includes:
- a CDS encoding Toxoplasma gondii family B protein (encoded by transcript TGME49_295300~Signal peptide predicted by SignalP 2.0 HMM (probability 0.992) with cleavage site probability 0.356 at residue 21~Predicted trans-membrane domain (TMHMM2.0):97-117), with amino-acid sequence MILKISSANVLVFVIIWLCAARSCCIESLEVATSAVDSAAAIHSGDNGSDAAFMVPNPVAMTNAQHQRMQLLGLLNKSRRSSPAKKKTVARRRTKEKNVAAGLLLLTVIFGILLAFVKLQHCRQKLLKSASGATEGNTTRRLAEDNCVRLDPARYLYL